The Cloacibacterium caeni region AAATTTATAATCTATAATTTGAAAAATATGAGATCTATCAAAATTTCTGTTTTATTTCTCGCTTTATCCATTTGTGGATTTTCGCAAGAAAATATTACCTACCAAAAACCTTCCGCTGAAATTCTTCAACTCGCTGATTTCCAAAGAACACCTTCTGTTTCTATGAACAGCAAAAAAGACTGGATGGTTTTTTCTTACAGACCTACTTATAAAACGTTAGACGACCTTAACCAAGAAGAAATGAAATTGGCAGGTTTACGTGTAAATCCTGTAACCAATATTTCGAGTTCTGTTACGTATATTAGTAATTTAAAAGTTAGAAAATTCAACGAAAAGCAAGAAACACAAGTAATTGGATTGCCTCAGAATCCAAAAATTACCAATCTTTCTTGGTCTCCAGACGAAAAAAAATTAGCATTTACCAATACTACAGAAAAAGGAGTAGAACTTTGGATTTTAGATTTAGAAACCAGAACTGCAAAGAAAATCTCAAATGATAATCTCAATGCAAATTTAGGTTCTCCGTTTGTTTGGCTGAAAAACTCTCAGGAATTAATCGTAAGAAAACTTCCTGCAAATAGACCAGCTCTTTTAAATGAGAAGAAAAATCTTCCAACTGGACCAATTGTTTCTAATGCAGACGGAAAAGTTTCACAAAACAGAACGTATCAAGATTTGTTAAAAAATCCTATGGATGAAGCCAATTTTGAGACTTTAACCAGAGCAGAACTGGTAAAAATGAATCTTGATGGAGCAGAAACTCCTTACAAATCTGCTGATATTTATGCAGGAATTCAACTTTCGCCAGACGGAAATTATGTGATGATTTCTACCATCAAAAAACCGTTTTCATACATCGTTCCGCTTTCTAGATTCCCTATGACTGCTCAAGTTTTTGATTTACAAGGAAATTTAGTAAAAACCGTAAATGATGTTCCATTGAATGAAATTATGCCAAAAGGTTTTTCATCAGTTAGAACAGGAAAAAGAAATATGTCTTGGAGAGCAGATAAACCTGCAAGTTTATATTTTGTAGAAGCTCTAGATGGTGGTGATCAAAGCAAAAAAGCAGAATTTAGAGACGAAATTTTTACTTGGGATGCACCTTTTTCTGCAGAACCTAAATCTTTGATGAAAACCAAACAAAGATTTGCAGGAATTCAATTTGGGAACGAAGAAAATGCTGTAGCGTATGATTCTTGGTATGATACTCGTTCTACCAAAACCTATTTCCTAAATCCAAAAACTGGAGAATCTAAAGAAATTGCCGATAGAAATTCACAAGATGTTTATGCAGATCCAGGAA contains the following coding sequences:
- a CDS encoding alpha/beta hydrolase family protein, coding for MRSIKISVLFLALSICGFSQENITYQKPSAEILQLADFQRTPSVSMNSKKDWMVFSYRPTYKTLDDLNQEEMKLAGLRVNPVTNISSSVTYISNLKVRKFNEKQETQVIGLPQNPKITNLSWSPDEKKLAFTNTTEKGVELWILDLETRTAKKISNDNLNANLGSPFVWLKNSQELIVRKLPANRPALLNEKKNLPTGPIVSNADGKVSQNRTYQDLLKNPMDEANFETLTRAELVKMNLDGAETPYKSADIYAGIQLSPDGNYVMISTIKKPFSYIVPLSRFPMTAQVFDLQGNLVKTVNDVPLNEIMPKGFSSVRTGKRNMSWRADKPASLYFVEALDGGDQSKKAEFRDEIFTWDAPFSAEPKSLMKTKQRFAGIQFGNEENAVAYDSWYDTRSTKTYFLNPKTGESKEIADRNSQDVYADPGNFQTDKNEFGQYVISIKNGKAHLIGDGFTKDGQFPFIDEFDFKTFQTKRLYTSKTPNVKEDIIDIIDANKGTVLVTQQSKNQYPNYYVRNIKNNKADAVTQFANPFASISTIHKEVIKYKRNDGVELKGTLYLPANYDFKKKPKLPLLVWAYPEEFKDKATAGQNTANPNEFTFPSYGSFIYWVTKGYAVLDDASFPIIGEGTTEPNDTFIPQLVANGKAAIDAVDQLGYIDRNRVAVGGHSYGAFMTANLLTHSNDFACGIARSGAYNRTLTPFGFQSEQRNYWDVPEIYNGMSPFMNANKMKKPMLLVHGEADNNPGTFTLQTERYFQALKNLGAPARMVILPKEAHGYVAKENILHLLWEQDQFLEKCLKK